Genomic DNA from Taurinivorans muris:
CTAAAATATCAAAAATACTTTCAATAAAGTTATTCATGTTATAGTTGCCTTTCCAATTTAGACATGCTAAAATCGAATAAGATAATTACTTGAATTAATAAGTAATTATCTTATTTTTTATTAAAAAACTATAACAAAAGCAATTGAATAGCTCCTGTTTTTTCTCCTTTTTTAACAGTTCCGACTAAAATTTCCATGCTTGCATATTGTTTTTCTGTCACAGTTAAAAGGCGAATACTTCCGGTATCGGGCAAAACGGCACGCAACCTGTTGCTATGGGTTTCCACTTCCGCCATGCCCTTGCAAACCCGTGAATATACCGACCATTGCAACATATAATATCCGTCTTGCAATAAAAATTTTCTAAATTCAGCTGCAATTTTCTTATCTTTTTTCGTCACTGTCGGCAGATCAAAAAAAACAATTACACGCATATAACGTTCTCCTTTTACTGCCATATACAAACCTTATTCCAAAAAATACGGCAAAACTAAAACGTTCTTTTTCAATTTTATTGATTTTGCCAGACTTTGACAGGTATATTCAATCGCTTTCAATACAGTGACTTCCGATTCTTCTATCATTATCTGTTTAGTCAATACTCGCACCAATTGATTTTTATACTGCGTATTGATATTTTCAATGCTATTTTCCTGAAAAAGTGTATAAACGCTGAAATCCACAAAAGGACGATACGGCTCGATAATATCATCTGCTAAATTATAGGCATTAAACATATTTGCATGATGAAGTCCAAAGCAAGGCAGCAAACCAACTCCCACCAAGGAACGTGCGATGCAGGCACGAAGAATTGCATAGCCGTAATTTAAAAATACATTTCTCAAATCCTCGTCATTTTTCCGTGAAAAAGACGAAAAAAGCATTTTAAAATAATGATTCGCAGCCGCAGCCTCAATATTTCCTTTATCGCCTGAAACCACTTTTTTGCTGTAAGCAAATAATTTTTCAACACCTTGCCTTTGCAATATTTTCAAACACAGAGCCTGATTTTGAATTTTTACCCGGACAAGTTCCTGCCACAGCCTATTTTGCAATGGCTTCCGCATTTCTATTTGCAGTTTCGCCATATGTGAACTTTGATAATAAGATAAAAAAGGAAAATACGCTCCACAAGGCATATGACTCTCATCACACGAAAAAAGGCAAATACCATGCTTTGCCAACTCTGCCAGCAATATATTATGCACGGTTATCTGCCTGTTTTCCAAAATAAGCACACTGATATCTTCCAAAGGAAAAGAAATTTCCTCTTCTTCCTGCGGAACATATAAAAGCTGTTTATTTTTAATTTTCAACGTACAGGGCTTTGTTATCTGCAATATCCGCCAAGACATATTAAATTCTTTTCTTAGTAGATGTTAAAAATAAACGTTTTTCTTCTTTGATTTCCACATAATCACCAAGCAAACCAACTTGATATTTAATGATTGCATCTTGTGATTTTACTCCGATACTTCTTTGCTTCCAACATCTGTCATGAGCTTCTATTGTTATAGCTGCTGTTGACCTATCAGAGCCTTTATAATACCCAAAATAAATTGTTTCGCCTTTCTGTACTTTTACCAAATCGTCCATGAACAATGAAAATATGAAAGTAAAACTTTCATCAACGACAATCCACTCATCTTCACCCTTACCCGCAACAATGGCTTTATTAGGCAAATTCTTACCTAAGTCGCTCTTATAAATTGGCACAAGATAAAATTCATTTTTACCTTTTTTATTTTTCTTACAAAAAACATCTGTACGAAGCATGTCACTATTTCCTGCAATGCCCCCGCGAACATAAAAACCGGACTTCACATTTTTTGCCTCAAACTGTTTTTTCTTTTCATTCAAAGTATAAATTGTTTCCCCATGAAGTCCGCCTGTCGCCTTTTTGCGCGGCGGACGGGATACGAAAACCTTATCCAAAGCAATAAGCACATCTTCCCTGA
This window encodes:
- the cas2 gene encoding CRISPR-associated endonuclease Cas2, whose product is MRVIVFFDLPTVTKKDKKIAAEFRKFLLQDGYYMLQWSVYSRVCKGMAEVETHSNRLRAVLPDTGSIRLLTVTEKQYASMEILVGTVKKGEKTGAIQLLLL
- the cas1 gene encoding type II CRISPR-associated endonuclease Cas1 produces the protein MSWRILQITKPCTLKIKNKQLLYVPQEEEEISFPLEDISVLILENRQITVHNILLAELAKHGICLFSCDESHMPCGAYFPFLSYYQSSHMAKLQIEMRKPLQNRLWQELVRVKIQNQALCLKILQRQGVEKLFAYSKKVVSGDKGNIEAAAANHYFKMLFSSFSRKNDEDLRNVFLNYGYAILRACIARSLVGVGLLPCFGLHHANMFNAYNLADDIIEPYRPFVDFSVYTLFQENSIENINTQYKNQLVRVLTKQIMIEESEVTVLKAIEYTCQSLAKSIKLKKNVLVLPYFLE